A single genomic interval of Polynucleobacter necessarius harbors:
- the rpoC gene encoding DNA-directed RNA polymerase subunit beta' — MKALLDLFKQTQGDEQFDVIKIGLASPEKIRSWSFGEVRKPETINYRTFKPERDGLFCAKIFGPTKDYECLCGKYKRLKFRGVICEKCGVEVTLAKVRRERMGHIELAAPVAHIWFLKSLPSRLGMVLDMTLRDIERVLYFEAYVLVDPGMTPEGAMKRGQIMSEDEYIAKTEEYGDGAFTAIMGAEGIRDLLRSIDIDREVETIRADLKATGSDAKIKKYAKRLKVLEAFQTSGIKPDWMIMEVLPVLPPELRPLVPLDGGRFATSDLNDLYRRVINRNNRLKRLLELRAPEIIVRNEKRMLQEAVDSLLDNGRRGKAMTGANKRPLKSLAEMIKGKSGRFRQNLLGKRVDYSGRSVIVVGPTLKLHQCGLPKLMTLELFKPFIFNKLETLGIATTIKAAKKEVESQTPIVWDILEEVIREHPIMLNRAPTLHRLGIQAFEPMLIEGKAIQLHPLVCAAFNADFDGDQMAVHVPLSLEAQMEARTLMLASNNVLFPANGEPSIVPSQDVVLGLYYATRDKINGKGEGMVFANITEVVRAYEAGQVELASRVAVRITEHEIVDKKAEGDARFAEKTKIYQTSVGRAILSEILPKGMSFEEINKPLKKKEISRLINTSFRKCGLRETVIFADRLLQSGFRLATNAGISVAIDDMLIPTSKDRIITEASSKVKEYDKQFMSGLVTNQERYNNVVDIWGAAGDQVGKAMMDELSHVDVLDRNGKSVRQESFNSIYMMADSGARGSAAQIRQLAGMRGLMAKPDGSIIETPITANFREGLNVLQYFISTHGARKGLADTALKTANSGYLTRRLCDVTQDLVVIEEDCGATTGVTMKALVEGGEIIEALRDRILGRVCIGDIVRPDTQEVIVPNDTLLDEDHVDQIVALGIDEVKVRTVLSCLTRFGLCAKCYGRDLGRGGLVNVGEAVGVIAAQSIGEPGTQLTMRTFHIGGAASRALVASNIEAKSNGALKFSGTMRVVKNAKGEQIVISRSGEALIVDENGRERERHKVPYGATLLLKEDAAVKAGASLATWDSLTRPIISEYAGIARFDNVEEGVTVAKQVDEVTGLSTLVVIDGKRRSAASKGVRPVINLIDDKGNDVMIAGTDHPVNIGLQVGALITVKDGQKVEVGEVLARIPIESQKTRDITGGLPRVAELFEARSPKDAAVLAKVTGTVSFGKETKGKQRLVITDMDGEANEFLIPKEKQVLVHDGQVVNKGEMIVEGPADLHDILTLKGIEELAIYIVDEVQDVYRLQGVKINDKHIEVIVRQMLRRVQVTDPGDTSFITGEQVERSKLYDANDAVIAQGKHPAQFDNVLLGITKASLSTDSFISAASFQETTRVLTEAAIMGKTDTLRGLKENVIIGRLIPAGTGLSYRRARKVREQFERDRAQMIAAEEEAMANMPVDIEAEVVAPAGEADPS, encoded by the coding sequence ATGAAAGCATTGCTCGATTTATTTAAGCAAACGCAGGGTGATGAGCAGTTTGATGTAATCAAGATTGGTCTTGCATCCCCTGAGAAAATTCGCTCATGGTCTTTTGGTGAAGTGCGCAAACCAGAAACCATCAACTACCGGACTTTTAAGCCCGAGCGTGATGGTTTGTTTTGCGCCAAGATTTTTGGACCAACCAAAGATTACGAGTGCTTATGCGGTAAGTACAAGCGCTTAAAGTTCCGTGGCGTTATCTGCGAGAAGTGCGGCGTTGAAGTTACTCTCGCTAAGGTACGTCGTGAGCGCATGGGCCACATTGAGTTGGCAGCCCCTGTAGCGCACATCTGGTTCTTGAAATCATTGCCATCCCGTTTGGGTATGGTTCTCGATATGACATTGCGTGATATCGAGCGCGTTCTCTACTTTGAAGCATATGTCCTGGTTGATCCTGGCATGACTCCTGAAGGCGCGATGAAGCGCGGTCAAATCATGTCTGAAGATGAATACATTGCTAAGACTGAAGAGTATGGTGATGGTGCGTTTACCGCCATCATGGGCGCTGAAGGAATTCGTGATCTCTTGCGTTCGATTGATATCGATCGTGAAGTAGAGACTATTCGTGCTGACTTGAAAGCCACTGGTAGCGATGCCAAGATCAAGAAATACGCTAAGCGCTTAAAAGTGCTCGAAGCGTTCCAGACTTCAGGTATCAAGCCTGACTGGATGATCATGGAAGTATTGCCAGTATTGCCACCAGAATTGCGCCCATTGGTGCCATTGGATGGCGGTCGCTTTGCTACCTCTGATTTGAATGATCTCTACCGTCGTGTGATCAACCGTAACAACCGTTTGAAGCGTTTGTTAGAGTTGCGTGCACCAGAGATCATCGTTCGCAACGAAAAACGCATGTTGCAAGAAGCCGTTGACTCATTGCTCGACAACGGTCGTCGCGGTAAGGCTATGACTGGCGCTAATAAGCGTCCTCTCAAGTCCTTGGCCGAGATGATTAAAGGCAAGAGCGGTCGTTTCCGTCAAAACTTGTTGGGTAAACGCGTTGACTACTCTGGTCGTTCAGTCATCGTGGTTGGCCCTACATTGAAATTGCATCAGTGCGGCTTACCAAAATTGATGACCTTGGAATTGTTCAAGCCATTCATTTTCAACAAGCTTGAGACTTTGGGAATTGCAACCACGATTAAGGCTGCGAAGAAAGAAGTTGAAAGTCAGACTCCAATCGTTTGGGACATTCTCGAAGAAGTGATTCGTGAACATCCAATCATGTTGAACCGTGCGCCTACATTGCACCGTCTCGGCATCCAGGCTTTCGAGCCAATGCTGATTGAAGGTAAAGCAATCCAATTGCATCCATTAGTCTGCGCGGCATTTAACGCTGACTTTGATGGCGACCAAATGGCGGTTCACGTTCCTTTGTCGCTCGAAGCGCAAATGGAAGCGCGTACATTGATGTTAGCTTCGAACAACGTGTTGTTCCCTGCCAACGGCGAACCATCCATCGTTCCTTCACAGGACGTGGTGTTGGGTCTGTACTACGCTACACGTGACAAGATCAACGGTAAAGGCGAAGGCATGGTTTTCGCCAACATTACTGAAGTAGTGCGTGCATATGAAGCAGGTCAAGTTGAATTAGCTTCTCGTGTTGCTGTGCGTATTACTGAGCATGAGATCGTTGACAAAAAAGCAGAAGGCGATGCGCGTTTTGCTGAGAAGACCAAGATCTATCAAACTTCAGTTGGCCGTGCAATCTTGTCTGAGATTTTGCCTAAAGGCATGTCTTTCGAGGAAATTAACAAGCCTTTGAAGAAAAAAGAAATCTCACGCTTGATCAACACATCATTCCGTAAGTGCGGTTTGCGTGAAACAGTGATTTTTGCTGACCGTCTCTTGCAGTCTGGTTTCCGTTTGGCAACCAATGCCGGTATCTCTGTTGCGATTGACGATATGTTGATTCCAACTTCTAAGGACCGCATCATTACTGAGGCTTCTTCCAAGGTTAAAGAGTATGACAAGCAGTTCATGTCAGGTCTCGTAACCAATCAAGAACGTTATAACAACGTGGTTGATATTTGGGGTGCCGCAGGCGACCAAGTTGGCAAGGCCATGATGGATGAGTTGTCACACGTTGATGTGCTTGATCGTAACGGCAAATCTGTGCGTCAAGAATCTTTTAACTCCATCTATATGATGGCGGATTCTGGGGCGCGTGGATCTGCAGCGCAGATTCGTCAGTTGGCTGGTATGCGTGGTTTGATGGCTAAGCCTGATGGCTCCATTATTGAAACCCCAATTACTGCGAACTTCCGCGAAGGTTTGAACGTGTTGCAGTACTTCATTTCAACTCACGGTGCTCGTAAAGGTCTGGCCGATACAGCGTTGAAGACAGCAAACTCTGGTTACTTGACTCGTCGTTTGTGCGACGTTACTCAAGATCTCGTGGTGATCGAAGAAGATTGCGGCGCGACTACTGGCGTAACTATGAAGGCGCTTGTTGAAGGCGGCGAAATTATCGAAGCATTGCGCGATCGTATTTTGGGTCGTGTGTGCATCGGTGACATCGTGCGCCCTGATACACAAGAAGTTATCGTTCCTAACGACACATTGCTCGACGAAGATCATGTTGATCAAATCGTGGCATTGGGTATCGATGAGGTTAAAGTTCGCACAGTATTGTCTTGCTTAACCCGCTTTGGCTTATGCGCTAAGTGCTACGGACGTGATCTAGGTCGCGGTGGTTTGGTAAACGTTGGTGAGGCAGTGGGTGTTATCGCTGCTCAATCCATCGGTGAGCCAGGGACACAGTTGACTATGCGTACTTTCCACATCGGTGGTGCAGCGTCACGTGCTTTGGTTGCAAGCAATATTGAAGCCAAATCGAATGGTGCTTTGAAGTTCTCCGGCACGATGCGTGTTGTGAAGAACGCGAAGGGTGAGCAAATCGTGATTTCACGTTCTGGCGAAGCCTTGATCGTTGACGAAAATGGTCGTGAGCGCGAGCGTCATAAAGTGCCTTACGGCGCAACTCTTTTATTAAAAGAAGATGCGGCTGTTAAGGCTGGTGCAAGCTTGGCAACATGGGATTCATTAACACGCCCGATTATTTCTGAGTACGCTGGTATCGCTCGCTTCGATAACGTTGAAGAAGGCGTAACCGTTGCTAAGCAGGTTGACGAAGTTACTGGTCTTTCCACCTTGGTGGTCATTGACGGTAAGCGCCGCTCTGCAGCAAGCAAAGGCGTTCGCCCAGTGATCAACTTGATTGATGACAAGGGTAACGATGTCATGATCGCTGGCACTGATCACCCAGTAAATATTGGCCTCCAAGTGGGCGCTTTGATTACCGTTAAGGATGGTCAGAAGGTCGAAGTTGGTGAAGTGTTGGCACGTATTCCAATTGAATCGCAGAAGACTCGCGACATTACCGGTGGTTTGCCACGTGTTGCAGAATTGTTCGAGGCACGTTCACCAAAAGATGCGGCTGTATTGGCGAAAGTAACTGGAACAGTTTCCTTCGGTAAAGAAACCAAAGGTAAACAGCGTTTGGTTATTACCGATATGGATGGTGAAGCCAATGAATTCTTGATTCCTAAAGAGAAGCAAGTTCTCGTTCATGATGGTCAAGTTGTGAACAAGGGCGAGATGATTGTGGAAGGCCCTGCTGATCTACATGACATCTTGACTCTCAAAGGTATCGAAGAGTTGGCAATCTACATCGTTGATGAAGTTCAAGACGTTTATCGTCTCCAGGGTGTGAAGATCAATGACAAGCACATTGAAGTCATCGTGCGTCAGATGCTGCGTCGTGTTCAGGTAACGGATCCAGGCGATACATCCTTCATCACTGGTGAGCAAGTTGAGCGTTCTAAGTTATATGACGCTAACGATGCTGTGATCGCCCAAGGTAAGCACCCAGCGCAGTTCGACAACGTATTGCTCGGTATTACCAAGGCATCTTTGTCGACCGACAGCTTCATTTCAGCGGCTTCTTTCCAAGAAACCACGCGTGTATTGACCGAAGCCGCAATTATGGGCAAGACCGATACACTCCGTGGCCTCAAGGAAAACGTCATTATTGGTCGTCTGATCCCTGCTGGTACTGGCTTGTCATACCGCCGTGCACGCAAGGTCAGAGAGCAATTCGAGCGTGATCGCGCTCAAATGATTGCCGCCGAAGAGGAAGCAATGGCCAATATGCCTGTAGACATTGAGGCTGAAGTCGTTGCTCCTGCTGGGGAGGCTGATCCGAGCTAA
- the rpsL gene encoding 30S ribosomal protein S12 yields the protein MPTINQLLRKPRTRLTVKSKSPALQNSPQRHGVCTRVYTTTPKKPNSALRKVAKVRLTNGFEVISYIGGEGHNLQEHSVVLIRGGRVKDLPGVRYHIVRGSLDLQGVKDRKQARSKYGAKRAKKAA from the coding sequence ATGCCAACAATTAATCAATTATTACGCAAGCCAAGAACAAGGCTTACCGTTAAAAGCAAGAGCCCTGCGTTGCAAAACAGCCCGCAGCGCCATGGTGTATGTACACGTGTGTACACAACCACTCCTAAAAAGCCTAACTCTGCGCTCCGTAAAGTAGCCAAAGTTCGCTTAACCAATGGTTTTGAAGTGATTTCATACATTGGTGGTGAAGGACATAACCTCCAGGAACACTCAGTAGTTTTGATCCGCGGCGGTCGTGTAAAGGATTTGCCAGGTGTGCGTTATCACATCGTTCGCGGTTCTTTGGACTTACAGGGCGTTAAAGATCGTAAGCAAGCCCGTTCTAAATACGGTGCTAAGCGCGCCAAGAAAGCTGCTTAA
- the rpsG gene encoding 30S ribosomal protein S7, translating into MPRRREVRKREILPDPKFGNVEVAKFMNVLMLDGKKSVAERIVYGAFDHIKQKANKEPLEIFSTAMGNVKPMVEVKSRRVGGANYQVPVEVRPSRRSALAMRWLREAAKKRGEKSMAQRLANELLEAAEGRGGAMKKREEVHRMAEANKAFSHFRV; encoded by the coding sequence ATGCCACGTCGTCGTGAAGTTCGCAAGCGGGAAATTTTGCCGGATCCAAAATTCGGTAATGTAGAAGTAGCTAAATTCATGAACGTCCTCATGTTGGACGGCAAGAAATCGGTTGCAGAGCGTATCGTTTACGGTGCCTTTGATCACATCAAGCAAAAAGCAAACAAAGAACCACTCGAAATTTTTTCAACAGCCATGGGCAACGTCAAGCCAATGGTTGAGGTAAAGAGCCGTCGTGTTGGTGGCGCCAACTATCAAGTTCCTGTTGAAGTTCGTCCATCACGTCGTTCCGCTTTGGCAATGCGCTGGTTGCGCGAAGCCGCTAAGAAGCGTGGCGAAAAATCGATGGCTCAACGTTTGGCTAACGAATTATTAGAGGCTGCTGAAGGTCGTGGCGGCGCAATGAAGAAGCGTGAAGAAGTTCACCGTATGGCAGAAGCTAACAAAGCTTTCTCACATTTCCGCGTCTAA